From the genome of Geminocystis herdmanii PCC 6308, one region includes:
- a CDS encoding antitoxin family protein, which yields MQKLLAIYENGLLRPLNNPNLPENTKVNIVIESNVTLPHSLSQFAGILSDQEAEEIENIINQEFNIVNNDEW from the coding sequence ATGCAAAAATTGTTAGCAATCTATGAAAATGGATTATTACGTCCTTTAAACAATCCTAATTTACCAGAAAACACTAAAGTTAATATAGTAATTGAAAGTAATGTAACTTTACCTCACTCATTATCACAATTTGCTGGTATTCTTAGTGATCAAGAAGCTGAAGAAATAGAAAATATTATTAATCAAGAATTTAACATTGTTAATAATGATGAATGGTAA
- a CDS encoding valine--tRNA ligase yields the protein MTESQYILPPQYEPQATEAKWQEFWKNKETFKANPEKEGEAYAIVIPPPNVTGKLHMGHAFNTSLIDTLIRYHRMTGKNTLCLPGTDHASIAVQTIIEKQLKEEGKTRYDLGREKFLEKAWQWRTESGGAIVNQLQKLGLSADWSRERFTLDEELCTAVKTAFIKLYEEGLIYRGNYMVNWCPESQSAVSDLEVENKEVDGNLWHLRYPLSEGDEYIEVATTRPETMLGDTAVAVNPHDERYQHLIGKTLILPITFREIPIIADEFVDRTFGTGCVKVTPAHDPNDFQMGKRHNLPFINILNKDGTINENGGEFAGQDRFVARKNIVNRLEEEEFLVKVEAYRHSVPYSDRGKVPIEPLISTQWYVKIEPLAQNALQELDNNHSPHFVPERWQKVYRDWLVKIQDWCISRQLWWGHQIPAWYIVSKTGGEIADDTPFVVAFNADEAKEKAIELYGEDIIIQQDPDVLDTWFSSGLWPFSTMGWPHDTDDLAKYYPNTTMVTGFDIIFFWVARMTMMARHFTDKMPFKDVYIHGLVRDENGKKMSKSANNGIDPLLLTDKYGTDALRYTLIREVAGAGQDISLQYDRTTDESDSVEASRNFANKLWNAARFVLMNLEGKTPQQLGYPHLQQLELSDKWILSRFNQVVKQTRENIENYGLGEAAKGLYEFIWGDFCDSYIELVKTRLWIKGESSSRVVAQQTLAYVLEGILKLLHPFMPHITEEIWHTLTQNDNDSLALQSFPNVDELINLSPSPIVDTPMMTIDRTDEGTIIKLGNQVVSLLDQLPDQVSGFIRKYQQPFTLLGIIFVTFLILELISSILTAIHDFPLLAPFLQLVGLFYGLWFSYENLVFAEARQKTWQQLNTWKEEIFGHPSNDTVVALEFASPQVIIIPLTTLIDNELENSFSLSFETIRSIRNLRAEAEIKPGVKVNVILQSDNETERKILSQTQTYIKELAKVEHLTITDSLTEEISKAIASVVGTIQILIPLDGIIDIEKLTVKLEKKLGKIESEIKSLEGRLNNANFVNKAPQEIIQTAQNALNESKIQAEILQNRINLLK from the coding sequence ATGACAGAATCTCAATATATATTACCACCTCAATACGAGCCTCAAGCTACTGAGGCGAAATGGCAAGAGTTTTGGAAAAACAAGGAAACCTTTAAAGCCAATCCAGAAAAAGAAGGGGAGGCTTACGCCATTGTTATCCCCCCTCCCAATGTCACGGGTAAACTTCATATGGGACACGCTTTTAATACATCCCTCATCGATACCTTGATTCGTTATCACCGCATGACGGGAAAAAATACCCTCTGTTTACCCGGTACAGATCATGCTAGTATTGCGGTACAAACCATTATTGAAAAGCAACTCAAGGAAGAAGGTAAAACCCGTTACGATTTAGGGAGAGAGAAATTTTTAGAAAAGGCTTGGCAATGGCGCACAGAATCAGGAGGCGCTATTGTTAATCAACTCCAAAAACTAGGTTTATCAGCAGATTGGAGTCGTGAAAGATTCACCCTCGATGAAGAATTATGCACCGCCGTTAAAACTGCTTTCATTAAGTTATATGAAGAAGGCTTGATTTATCGGGGGAATTATATGGTTAACTGGTGTCCAGAATCTCAGTCTGCTGTGTCAGATTTAGAAGTAGAAAACAAAGAAGTTGACGGCAATTTATGGCATTTGCGTTACCCTTTGAGTGAGGGAGACGAGTATATCGAAGTAGCCACGACACGCCCCGAAACTATGTTAGGAGATACTGCCGTTGCGGTGAATCCCCATGATGAGCGTTATCAACATCTTATCGGCAAAACTCTCATTCTTCCCATTACCTTCCGAGAAATTCCTATTATTGCTGATGAATTTGTCGATCGAACTTTTGGTACGGGATGTGTTAAAGTGACACCAGCGCATGATCCAAACGATTTTCAGATGGGTAAGCGTCATAATCTGCCTTTTATCAACATTTTAAACAAAGACGGCACGATTAATGAAAACGGAGGAGAATTTGCAGGGCAAGATAGATTTGTAGCGAGAAAAAATATTGTTAACCGTCTGGAGGAAGAAGAATTTTTAGTCAAAGTAGAAGCCTATCGTCATAGTGTACCCTATAGCGATCGAGGAAAAGTACCCATTGAGCCTCTTATTTCTACTCAATGGTATGTGAAAATAGAACCTTTAGCCCAAAATGCTTTACAAGAATTAGATAATAACCACTCTCCCCATTTTGTACCCGAAAGATGGCAAAAAGTCTATCGAGATTGGTTAGTAAAAATTCAAGATTGGTGTATTTCTCGTCAACTGTGGTGGGGACATCAAATTCCTGCATGGTATATTGTGAGTAAAACTGGGGGAGAAATTGCCGATGATACTCCCTTTGTGGTTGCCTTCAATGCTGATGAAGCTAAAGAAAAAGCGATCGAACTTTATGGAGAAGATATTATTATACAACAAGACCCAGATGTTTTAGATACATGGTTTTCCTCTGGATTATGGCCATTTTCCACTATGGGATGGCCTCATGATACCGATGATTTAGCCAAATATTATCCTAACACAACTATGGTGACGGGATTTGATATTATCTTTTTTTGGGTAGCCAGAATGACCATGATGGCGAGACACTTTACTGATAAAATGCCCTTTAAGGATGTCTATATTCATGGTTTGGTAAGGGATGAAAACGGCAAAAAAATGTCTAAGTCTGCCAATAACGGCATCGATCCTTTATTATTAACTGATAAATACGGTACTGATGCCCTAAGATATACTTTAATTCGAGAAGTAGCTGGTGCAGGACAAGATATTAGTTTACAATACGATCGAACCACTGATGAATCTGATTCGGTGGAAGCTAGTCGTAACTTTGCGAATAAGTTATGGAATGCCGCGCGTTTCGTGTTGATGAATTTGGAAGGTAAGACACCGCAACAATTAGGTTATCCCCATTTACAGCAACTAGAGTTATCGGATAAATGGATACTGTCAAGATTTAATCAAGTTGTCAAACAAACCAGAGAAAATATTGAGAATTACGGCTTAGGGGAAGCAGCGAAAGGATTATACGAATTTATCTGGGGTGACTTTTGCGATTCTTACATCGAATTAGTGAAAACCCGTTTATGGATAAAAGGGGAGTCTTCCTCTCGTGTCGTGGCGCAACAAACTCTGGCTTATGTCTTGGAGGGAATACTAAAACTTTTACATCCCTTTATGCCTCACATCACCGAAGAAATTTGGCACACCTTGACACAAAATGATAATGATAGTTTAGCCTTACAATCTTTTCCAAATGTTGACGAATTAATCAACCTTTCTCCCTCTCCCATAGTTGATACTCCCATGATGACGATCGATCGTACCGATGAGGGTACAATTATTAAGTTAGGGAATCAAGTAGTAAGTTTATTAGATCAATTACCTGATCAGGTTAGTGGATTTATCCGCAAATATCAACAACCTTTCACTCTTTTAGGGATAATTTTCGTAACTTTCTTAATTTTAGAGCTAATTTCTTCCATTCTCACAGCTATTCACGATTTTCCTCTTTTAGCACCCTTTTTACAATTAGTGGGATTATTCTATGGTTTATGGTTTAGTTATGAAAATCTGGTGTTTGCCGAAGCTAGACAGAAAACTTGGCAACAGTTAAACACATGGAAAGAGGAAATTTTTGGACATCCCAGTAATGATACAGTTGTAGCTTTAGAATTTGCTTCTCCTCAAGTAATTATTATTCCCTTAACTACCCTCATCGATAATGAGTTAGAAAACTCCTTTAGTTTATCATTTGAGACGATTCGATCGATTCGTAACCTCCGCGCGGAAGCCGAAATTAAACCGGGGGTTAAAGTTAACGTGATTCTTCAATCAGACAATGAGACAGAAAGGAAGATTTTAAGTCAAACTCAAACTTATATCAAGGAGTTGGCAAAAGTAGAGCATCTCACCATTACTGATAGTTTAACAGAAGAAATCTCAAAGGCAATTGCTTCAGTTGTCGGCACAATTCAAATATTGATACCTTTAGACGGTATTATTGACATTGAAAAATTGACGGTAAAACTAGAGAAAAAACTAGGCAAAATCGAGAGTGAAATTAAATCCTTAGAAGGGCGCTTAAACAATGCTAATTTCGTTAATAAAGCACCT
- a CDS encoding DUF3288 family protein, with protein MSIDQKHPLGHIDREIIKKIFVEGKTDYNLAEVARLKIRYQNFPGARDIQYDLDTIVKEWDMTEEELFSKARSLHSSGSIYRKPSQEDQEDWS; from the coding sequence ATGAGTATAGATCAAAAACACCCTTTAGGACATATCGATCGAGAAATCATCAAAAAAATATTTGTTGAGGGTAAAACTGATTATAACTTAGCAGAGGTAGCAAGATTAAAAATTCGTTACCAAAATTTCCCCGGGGCGCGAGATATTCAGTATGATTTAGATACGATCGTTAAAGAGTGGGATATGACAGAAGAAGAACTATTCAGTAAAGCTAGAAGTTTACACAGTTCAGGATCAATATACCGTAAACCGTCCCAAGAAGATCAAGAAGATTGGAGTTAA
- the ispE gene encoding 4-(cytidine 5'-diphospho)-2-C-methyl-D-erythritol kinase — MQSYSLFAPAKINLHLEIIGDRADGYHELVMIMQSVNLGDIIHIRANGTDKIRLYCQNPQVPLDDSNLAYKAVALMQKKYPQSARNFGGVDITIEKNIPVAAGLAGGSTNGAGVLVGINLMWSLGLTQPELRELGSLLGSDVPFCISGGTSIATGRGEEIEPLSDLTDIWVILAKYSNLGVSTPWAYNSYREQYNHLYVSDGEEAKSRTHKVHSGELVKAITAKDTEAIGRLLYNDLEKIVLPEYPAVSELITAFKQENVLGSMMSGSGPTVFALCTTEKEANSIVQKVQNSINDPNLHFWVAQMCPHGIVSIEH; from the coding sequence ATGCAATCTTACTCCTTATTTGCCCCTGCTAAAATTAATCTACACTTAGAAATTATAGGCGATCGAGCCGACGGTTATCACGAATTGGTGATGATTATGCAAAGTGTCAATTTAGGAGATATAATTCATATACGGGCAAATGGTACAGATAAAATACGGTTATATTGTCAAAATCCGCAAGTACCTTTAGATGATAGCAACTTAGCCTATAAAGCCGTGGCTTTAATGCAGAAAAAATACCCCCAATCGGCACGAAATTTTGGCGGAGTGGATATTACCATAGAAAAAAATATCCCTGTAGCCGCAGGACTTGCGGGAGGCTCAACGAATGGCGCTGGTGTATTAGTCGGCATTAATTTAATGTGGTCATTAGGACTAACACAACCAGAATTACGAGAATTAGGGAGTTTGTTAGGTTCGGATGTGCCTTTTTGTATATCTGGAGGTACTTCGATCGCCACAGGAAGAGGGGAAGAAATTGAGCCTTTGTCGGATTTAACGGATATATGGGTTATCCTTGCTAAATATAGTAATTTAGGAGTTTCTACCCCTTGGGCTTATAATAGCTATCGAGAACAGTATAACCATCTTTATGTTTCTGATGGGGAAGAAGCGAAAAGTCGCACTCATAAAGTACACAGTGGAGAATTGGTGAAAGCGATTACAGCCAAAGATACTGAGGCAATAGGGCGACTATTATATAATGACCTTGAAAAAATCGTTTTACCTGAATATCCTGCGGTATCAGAGCTTATAACTGCCTTTAAGCAAGAAAATGTATTGGGTTCGATGATGTCTGGATCAGGCCCAACGGTTTTTGCTTTATGTACTACAGAAAAAGAAGCCAACTCGATCGTCCAAAAAGTGCAAAATAGTATTAATGATCCTAATCTCCATTTTTGGGTAGCCCAAATGTGTCCTCATGGTATTGTGTCGATCGAACATTAA
- a CDS encoding chloride channel protein: MINQWQEWFKSQHFGRRSISTRYALMEACLIGIFSGLAALFLKEGINFLGSYRLQLVNQWGAIAVLPLFGLILGSLAGLLVENVSPEAGGGGIPQIKAALARYKIPLTLKVAVVKLIGTILVLGAGLTLGRRAPTVHIGAALAGELTRFVPTSPEHRRQMIAAGAAAGLAAGFNTPIAGVMFVVEELMRDVSNLTLETAIVASFTGAVVSLVLQSSNLKLSEGVFSAENLSFLPQEIPFYLFLGIIAGILGAVFNRSVLFSLQWNQKLKIPLYVRIGVAGLISGIVISFLPTFFRDNAGLKDFLIRGELDWQETALVFLAHYILTIIAAGSGAPGGLFAPALIMGSALGYLVGDLEWYLSGTSSVSTFALVGMGALFTGVVRVPITAIIIVFELNANFNLVLPLMISCAVAYVSAETFEKGSVYQHLLRAMGMELKEETNDTQSHFLSNLTATDVMQTQVETVSSSLTIPEVLELMTVSHHRGFPVVNEEGLVGIITQSDLVKVDASNNQVTVEEIMTTNPITVKANASLSDVMYLFSRYQLSRIPVLQDSRLVGIITRTDIIRAEVKELKGDTTFKPQPAYTIYQTSSPAIGKGCMLVPIAEEDDFRGLFKVALAIARYYQYEIEFVQVIKIAKHQDPRTTKVDVRSSRHLMHNLERMGRKTKISVHTKIVVGHFRSKIVMDIVKTRHINLLLMGWKQKGDSEEFIFSRLIDSLINQAPCELILVKLGNEVSYPNSGKGSFLVPTAGGPNAQEGLKLLPAFLGVYSQEKLPPVYLAKVHSPEKTQIDLRNLHLAVKKLRNLVTTEVQPMIISSPSVVSAILHLSQSQNAELVILGASRESLLQQAWYGNIPESIATKLDTTVIIIRLPD; encoded by the coding sequence ATGATCAACCAGTGGCAAGAATGGTTCAAATCTCAACACTTCGGCAGACGATCGATCTCTACTCGTTATGCTTTAATGGAGGCGTGTTTAATCGGTATTTTCTCAGGTTTAGCCGCTTTATTCCTCAAAGAAGGAATTAATTTTCTGGGCAGTTATCGCCTTCAATTAGTTAATCAATGGGGTGCGATCGCAGTTTTGCCCTTATTTGGTTTAATTTTAGGTAGTTTAGCAGGATTATTAGTAGAAAACGTTTCCCCCGAAGCAGGAGGAGGAGGTATCCCCCAAATTAAAGCCGCCCTTGCTAGATATAAAATTCCCCTCACTTTAAAGGTTGCTGTTGTTAAATTAATTGGTACAATCTTAGTACTAGGAGCAGGGTTAACCTTGGGGCGTAGAGCACCTACAGTGCATATAGGAGCGGCATTAGCTGGGGAATTAACCCGTTTTGTACCCACATCCCCCGAACATCGTAGGCAGATGATAGCCGCTGGTGCTGCCGCAGGATTAGCCGCAGGGTTTAATACTCCCATTGCGGGAGTGATGTTTGTGGTAGAAGAATTGATGCGGGATGTGTCTAACTTAACTCTTGAGACTGCGATCGTAGCATCTTTTACCGGGGCAGTAGTATCTTTAGTTTTACAATCCTCAAACTTAAAACTTTCGGAGGGAGTCTTTTCCGCCGAAAACCTGAGCTTTCTTCCCCAAGAGATACCCTTTTATCTGTTTTTAGGTATTATTGCAGGAATTTTAGGCGCAGTGTTTAACCGCAGTGTGTTATTTAGTCTTCAATGGAATCAAAAACTGAAAATTCCCCTTTATGTGCGCATCGGAGTCGCAGGATTAATCTCAGGTATTGTTATCTCCTTTTTACCGACATTTTTTCGAGATAACGCAGGATTAAAAGACTTTTTGATTCGGGGTGAATTAGATTGGCAAGAAACCGCCCTAGTTTTTTTAGCCCATTATATCTTAACCATCATCGCCGCAGGATCAGGCGCACCGGGAGGATTATTCGCCCCAGCCTTGATTATGGGTTCGGCTTTAGGCTATTTGGTAGGGGATTTAGAATGGTATTTATCAGGTACTAGCTCTGTATCTACCTTTGCATTAGTGGGTATGGGCGCATTATTTACAGGGGTTGTCAGAGTACCCATTACAGCGATTATCATTGTCTTTGAGCTAAACGCCAATTTTAACCTCGTTTTACCCTTAATGATTAGTTGTGCCGTGGCTTATGTTAGTGCTGAAACCTTTGAAAAAGGCTCAGTCTATCAACATTTACTCCGCGCTATGGGTATGGAGTTAAAAGAAGAAACTAACGATACTCAAAGCCATTTTTTGAGCAATCTCACCGCTACAGATGTCATGCAAACTCAAGTAGAAACGGTGTCATCAAGTTTAACCATTCCAGAAGTGTTGGAATTAATGACAGTTTCCCATCATCGAGGTTTTCCCGTGGTAAATGAGGAGGGATTAGTAGGAATTATCACTCAATCGGATTTAGTGAAAGTTGATGCTAGTAATAATCAGGTAACGGTAGAAGAAATCATGACAACAAATCCTATTACCGTTAAAGCCAATGCTTCTTTAAGTGATGTGATGTACCTGTTTAGTCGTTACCAATTATCCCGTATTCCCGTTTTACAAGATAGCCGTTTAGTGGGTATTATCACTCGTACAGATATTATTCGAGCTGAAGTTAAAGAGTTGAAAGGGGATACCACTTTTAAGCCTCAACCTGCCTATACTATCTATCAAACTTCTTCTCCTGCTATTGGTAAGGGTTGTATGTTAGTACCCATCGCCGAAGAAGACGACTTCCGAGGATTGTTTAAGGTTGCCCTTGCCATCGCACGATACTATCAATATGAGATTGAATTTGTGCAGGTGATTAAAATTGCAAAACATCAAGACCCACGCACTACAAAAGTAGATGTTCGATCGAGCCGTCATTTGATGCACAATTTAGAGAGAATGGGGAGGAAAACGAAAATTTCCGTTCATACCAAGATCGTAGTAGGGCATTTTCGCAGTAAAATTGTCATGGATATAGTCAAAACTCGACACATTAACTTACTCTTGATGGGATGGAAACAAAAGGGAGATTCGGAAGAATTTATTTTCTCTCGTCTCATTGATAGCCTGATTAATCAAGCGCCCTGTGAGTTAATTCTTGTCAAATTAGGTAATGAAGTATCCTATCCCAATAGTGGTAAAGGTAGTTTTTTAGTACCAACGGCAGGAGGACCAAATGCCCAAGAAGGTTTAAAATTATTACCAGCCTTTCTCGGGGTTTATTCTCAGGAAAAATTACCTCCAGTATATTTAGCGAAAGTGCATTCTCCAGAGAAAACCCAGATTGATTTAAGAAACCTTCATTTAGCCGTAAAAAAATTAAGAAATTTAGTCACCACAGAAGTACAACCGATGATTATTTCTTCTCCTTCGGTGGTTTCCGCCATTCTCCATCTTTCTCAATCTCAAAATGCTGAGTTGGTGATATTGGGGGCATCCAGAGAAAGTTTATTACAACAAGCATGGTATGGTAATATTCCAGAATCGATCGCCACCAAACTAGATACAACAGTAATTATTATTAGACTTCCCGATTAG
- a CDS encoding type II toxin-antitoxin system VapC family toxin, with protein MMNGNVNIALDTSVVIRYLNGNLEIVNYIVQYSTIILPVTVVGELIFGAENSAKKLTNLTKYLQFIDACIVLPMGRKTAEIYAQTRFQLKQKGKPIPENDIWIASQCIENNWILVTCDSDFTYIDGLSIQQW; from the coding sequence ATGATGAATGGTAATGTCAATATTGCACTAGATACATCCGTTGTAATTCGTTATTTAAACGGTAATTTAGAAATAGTTAATTATATTGTACAATATTCAACTATTATTCTTCCCGTAACCGTAGTTGGGGAGTTAATATTTGGTGCTGAAAATTCAGCGAAAAAATTAACAAATTTAACAAAATATTTGCAATTTATTGATGCTTGTATTGTTTTACCAATGGGAAGAAAAACTGCAGAAATTTATGCTCAAACTCGTTTTCAATTAAAGCAAAAAGGAAAACCAATACCTGAAAATGATATTTGGATTGCTTCCCAATGTATAGAAAATAACTGGATTTTAGTCACTTGTGATAGTGATTTTACTTATATCGATGGTTTATCTATTCAACAATGGTAA